Proteins encoded in a region of the Takifugu flavidus isolate HTHZ2018 chromosome 10, ASM371156v2, whole genome shotgun sequence genome:
- the LOC130533220 gene encoding transcription factor HIVEP3: MEAESSRPTDGERSGRQEQQHVTSDSSVGPCPPQQPQQPPTTRPVHRPLGRLQHRQPKRTDLLLRLQQQQAVAWQHLETPGPSGGSFFSSVSSSSLSLHSSPSTQGEHAHSVTSQSSQDAPEAVSSPRRGEKKPQKPGKYVCTYCGRPCAKPSVLQKHIRSHTGERPYPCPPCGFSFKTKSNLYKHRKSHAHRIKAGLVSSRDEPSISRPEGSGTGEDFEEHSEGESTESEEETGQRKKSTSKKIMGPQKKSEKESLASSEESQRPEDSQAVKQRLALRLSERKRGPVASSDDPPSSLSTSSSSLGPGSKGSTESGYFSGSGSTDLSQVSPPSASAKTYAEIILGKYGRLGGQQRSPHQKQPYSSISSSSGMEDKNVPFAVPKTQVIEHITKLITINEAVVDTSEIDSVKPRRSSLSRKSSIETPKISTPKDPYAFDPKGETPGPSGLKFIHNPESEPPGTQEQSAVPLLRSHSMPSSTSQGESSSTGTMSPRGYRLCQSFDEQQAVVAEMRIGHAQRMLRRQPAIEVPLGAEQLLEEASQASSSNRGAERSRQPQEQQPRSLNQVTCETCQSHFQYEDIEVHRRTCPGHKSLEPKSRDGGKTCKEDRPQMMIHYKFRALAMAVRKRRKEESLEEDPPHPASAPASGSSAGLITGQNRPDHSPPTLGVSAPTEQKQQQQDRKGVSVIQHTSSFEKQESISAENQEADLRESEQTQQAEPKPSPSTSRLIRQPNIQVPEILVTEEPDADMPSVSPPVTASLPKESDKPEEFQWPQRSQSLAQLPAEKLPPKKKRLRLAEAAQSSGESSFESVSLPRSPSQDSSVSHTSSLSISVEEMAKSESAIWASSSQSSKMLMVPSISYQYHQSHKEMRRSASEQTPASPQQTDQISEPRSKSFDYGSLSQQQQPASSWKEKRKCLLVKYATLGEPEQEEGTSASHLSRVASPKPGPSHAVPQPVCSKEPGSQFSLEAKGKAVQQLRPQLAPPSQSISPLRPQVHQSFSRGTLSQLLPVTTDMLSTPILHRTFLDSQRAPPPIQIHPTQIHLADQLGIPFSHVPTLIPLQFAPRTRQTSETLYLPFPPRGAAHVSSVPITESRPATSSVSSVLTHHSLVAISYQHPRPVIATCLTQFTPVVSLMVPVRHQTHRPTYASAMYTTLSQILASTPSQEPITCTGMVIMSSVAQSKQQQTYLKVPSQDTRSLLPLSLPTELASGSGEGYGPLGAGGSKRMLSPAASLELSTEAQRHQKRVKEEEEGEQTSREKEEDAQKALTEEGERKNTWEKLEEEEEKQPERAESTVKAEEVQERVPRKDAAEEEEEGGKSTEKTNKKEEVPVVQEQIGTPTTPTYPSLHTSTTVNWCYLNYVKPNPSALRDPDSSVYSTWSISAHNPNLPGLSTKVALSLLCSKQKHSSETYTMATAPTLDKAEATPESSSTQRVAEVHATPPSPVTEEKGQQQPVEKSKETKEEEGPSTSKQSETSCLRIFEGGYKSNEEYVYVRGRGRGKYICGECGIRCKKPSMLKKHIRTHTDVRPYICKHCNFAFKTKGNLTKHMKSKAHGKKCQAMGVSESSLDEPESEETETSAKEERAGGAEEQEEHQFSDVEESEDDDDNDDDEEEEEESPSHYDPPSSCSSDTHPSTGGHSSCSRGSQQGTPEPEPPGPSPTRLGPEQPSRGVWPSRRAASPSSRRALFSRRPWKASARAFSPSSESCSPSRSLSPRLELSSPLHSLSPRTEVTSPSRHISLSPERGLSPIRPLSPLHPVLPSCCRPSQARTPPSPLRLQHRTPGYLPWESPGTKGTQSEKSGTAATARTKFPESTLFPPVLRLSTCESYSAHPTTDHIFSHLPMHSQQAKVPCLMIPIGGIQMVQARPRSHPTTPSSPTSPPAEGPSASKFESYWGGNPRTQGLRTAGEHWSEHQAAAAASSQSGRRDFGTALTCSRPASETADSKQYGSSHSSAHTRSSERESSPRAPSSLATPSPSRGPGRQPEGAEPHSGSVQVEAKGDSAGGEQNT; this comes from the exons ATGGAGGCTGAGTCCAGCCGTCCGACCGATGGGGAGCGCTCTGGAAGGCAAGAGCAGCAGCATGTAACATCTGACTCTTCAGTAGGACCCTGTCCACCTCAGCAGCCTCAACAGCCCCCGACTACCCGTCCTGTGCACAGACCCTTGGGCCGCCTGCAACATCGGCAGCCTAAACGTACTGACCTTCTGCTGcggttgcagcagcagcaagctgTAGCATGGCAACATTTAGAGACCCCAGGTCCTTCAGGAGGCAGCTTCTTCTCTTCGGTTTCCTCATCATCTTTATCCCTTCACTCTTCTCCCTCTACCCAGGGTGAACATGCACACAGTGTCACTTCTCAGTCCAGCCAGGATGCCCCAGAAGCGGTCAGCTCACctagaagaggagagaagaaaccGCAAAAGCCAGGGAAATATGTGTGCACTTACTGTGGCCGTCCATGCGCCAAGCCAAGTGTTCTTCAGAAGCACATCCGTTCCCACACAGGAGAAAGACCATACCCTTGTCCTCCCTGTGGTTTTTCATTCAAGACCAAGAGTAACCTGTATAAGCACCGCAAGTCCCATGCCCACCGCATTAAAGCCGGACTGGTGTCCAGTCGTGATGAGCCAAGTATAAGTAGGCCTGAAGGCAGTGGCACTGGAGAGGACTTTGAGGAACACTCCGAGGGAGAAAGCACTGAATCTGAAGAGGAAACTGGCCAACGCAAAAAATCCACATCTAAGAAGATCATGGGGCCACAAAAGAAGAGTGAAAAGGAATCATTAGCAAGCTCAGAGGAAAGCCAGAGGCCTGAAGATTCCCAGGCTGTGAAACAAAGACTGGCACTAAGACTTAGTGAGAGGAAACGTGGCCCAGTGGCTTCTTCGGATgaccctccttcctctctgtccacctcttcttcttccttggGCCCTGGGAGCAAGGGCAGTACAGAGTCAGGCTACTTCTCTGGATCGGGCAGCACTGACCTGTCCCAGGTTAGCCCCCCCAGTGCCAGTGCCAAAACCTACGCAGAAATCATTCTGGGAAAGTATGGAAGGTTGGGAGGGCAGCAGCGTAGTCCTCATCAAAAGCAGCCTTATTCTTCAATTTCCTCATCCTCAGGAATGGAGGACAAGAACGTTCCATTCGCTGTACCTAAAACCCAAGTAATAGAACACATCACTAAGCTTATTACTATTAATGAAGCAGTAGTGGACACCAGTGAGATCGACAGTGTAAAGCCAAggcgctcctctctctccagaaAGAGCAGCATTGAAACGCCCAAAATTAGTACTCCCAAAGATCCATACGCATTTGACCCCAAAGGAGAAACTCCTGGTCCCAGTGGTTTGAAGTTCATCCACAATCCTGAGTCAGAACCTCCAGGCACTCAGGAGCAGTCAGCAGTGCCTCTACTCAGAAGTCACTCAATGCCATCGAGTACCAGCCAAGGAGAGTCGTCCTCCACCGGCACCATGTCTCCGAGGGGTTATCGTCTCTGCCAGTCATTTGATGAACAGCAAGCCGTGGTTGCTGAGATGAGGATCGGCCACGCCCAGCGTATGCTGAGGCGCCAGCCTGCGATAGAGGTTCCACTGGGcgctgagcagctgctggaggaggctaGTCAGGCCTCCTCCTCAAACAGAGGTGCTGAACGCTCAAGGCAACCACAAGAGCAACAACCTAGGAGTCTTAACCAGGTGACCTGTGAGACGTGTCAGTCCCATTTCCAGTATGAAGACATAGAGGTCCACAGACGCACGTGCCCGGGGCATAAGAGTCTAGAACCAAAAAGCAGGGATGGTGGAAAAACATGCAAAGAGGATCGCCCGCAAATGATGATACACTATAAATTCAGAGCACTAGCTATGGCTGTGAGAAAGAGACGGAAAGAGGAAAGTCTGGAGGAAGACCCTCCCCACCCTGCATCTGCCCCTGCGTCAGGCAGCTCAGCGGGCCTCATTACTGGGCAGAACAGACCTGACCACAGTCCCCCCACTTTAG GTGTTTCGGCACCGACAgagcagaaacaacagcagcaggacagaaaggGTGTGTCGGTCATTCAGCACACAAGCTCCTTTGAGAAACAGGAGAGTATATCTGCAGAAAATCAAGAAGCAGACCTCAGAGAGAGTGAGCAAACACAGCAAGCTGAGCCGAAACCATCACCATCTACATCCCGCCTCATCCGCCAGCCAAACATCCAAGTGCCGGAGATCCTTGTTACCGAGGAACCTGACGCTGACATGCCATCCGTGTCGCCACCAGTGACGGCGTCCTTACCCAAG GAATCAGATAAACCTGAGGAGTTTCAGTGGCCTCAGCGTAGCCAGTCTTTGGCACAACTCCCTGCAGAGAAGCTGCCACCAAAGAAGAAACGACTCCGCCTGGCAGAAGCAGCTCAGTCCTCTGGGGAGTCTAGCTTCgagtctgtctctctgcctcgcAGCCCCAGCCAAGACAGCAGTGTCTCCCACACGTCAAGCCTTTCCATTTCTGTAGAGGAAATGGCAAAATCTGAGTCTGCTATCTGGGCTTCCAGTAGCCAAAGCTCTAAGATGTTAATGGTGCCGTCCATTTCTTACCAGTACCACCAAAGCCACAAGGAGATGAGGCGCTCGGCCTCTGAGCAGACTCCAGCCAGCCCCCAACAAACCGACCAGATCTCGGAACCTAGAAGTAAATCCTTTGACTATGGGTctctgtcccagcagcagcagcctgcatcctcctggaaagaaaagagaaagtgtCTCCTTGTGAAGTATGCAACCTTAGGGGaacctgagcaggaggaggggaccAGCGCGAGTCATCTGTCCAGAGTGGCGAGTCCAAAGCCTGGGCCTTCACATGCCGTCCCGCAGCCAGTCTGCTCGAAGGAGCCAGGCTCTCAGTTCAGTCTGGAAGCAAAAGGGAAAGCTGTGCAGCAGTTACGGCCTCAGCTCGCCCCTCCCAGTCAGAGCATTTCACCATTACGACCCCAAGTTCATCAATCATTTTCCAGAGGAACGCTATCCCAGCTTCTCCCTGTGACGACAGACATGTTGTCCACCCCAATCCTTCACAGAACTTTCTTGGACTCACAACGTGCACCTCCGCCAATTCAGATACACCCAACACAGATCCACTTAGCGGACCAGCTGGGTATACCATTTAGTCACGTTCCAACTCTCATTCCTCTTCAGTTTGCTCCCAGGACACGACAGACTAGTGAGACTCTGTACTTGCCTTTTCCTCCAAGAGGTGCTGCACATGTTTCTTCAGTTCCCATTACTGAGAGCAGACCTGCCACCAGTTCTGTGTCTTCTGTCCTTACCCATCATTCCCTTGTTGCCATCTCCTACCAACACCCACGTCCAGTCATCGCCACTTGCCTGACACAATTTACACCAGTTGTTTCTCTTATGGTGCCAGTGCGTCACCAGACCCATAGGCCGACCTACGCCAGTGCCATGTATACCACCCTGTCCCAGATTCTGGCCTCTACACCCTCCCAGGAGCCAATTACATGCACAGGGATGGTCATCATGAGCTCAGTAGCCCagagcaaacaacaacaaacctaTTTGAAGGTCCCATCTCAAGACACCCGGAGTCTTCTTCCCCTGTCTTTGCCCACTGAGTTGGCATCAGGTTCGGGAGAGGGATACGGTCCTttaggagctggaggaagtaaACGAATGCTTTCCCCTGCAGCCAGTCTGGAGCTCAGCACAGAGGCTCAACGTCACCAGAAAAGggtaaaggaggaagaggagggggagcaaaCAtcaagagagaaggaggaggatgcacaAAAAGCACTTAcagaagaaggagaaagaaaaaacacctggGAAAaactggaagaggaagaagagaaacagCCAGAGAGGGCAGAGTCAACTGTGAAGGCGGAAGAGGTGCAGGAGCGAGTACCAAGGAAAgatgctgctgaggaggaggaggaggggggtaaatcaacagagaagacaaataaaaaggagGAAGTGCCAGTTGTGCAAGAACAGATAGGAACACCCACCACCCCTACATATCCAAGCCTCCACACCTCTACAACTGTCAACTGGTGCTACCTGAACTATGTCAAACCAAATCCATCAGCCCTGAGGGATCCTGACTCCTCTGTATATTCTACCTGGAGCATCAGTGCTCACAACCCCAACCTGCCGGGCCTCAGCACAAAGGTAGCTCTGTCTCTGCTGTGCTCCAAACAAAAGCACAGCTCTGAGACATACACCATGGCCACGGCCCCCACTCTGGACAAGGCAGAGGCGACCCCCGAAAGTAGCAGCACGCAAAGGGTGGCAGAG GTACACGCCACACCTCCCAGCCCTGTCACTGAAGAGAAAGGCCAACAGCAACCTGTAGAGAAGAGtaaagagacaaaagaagaggaaggaccTTCCACCTCTAAACAGAGCGAAACCTCCTGTCTGCGCATTTTTGAAGGCGG gtACAAGTCCAATGAAGAGTATGTGTACGTGCGAGGTCGCGGCAGGGGCAAGTACATATGTGGAGAATGTGGCATTCGCTGTAAGAAACCAAGCATGCTGAAGAAGCACATTCGAACGCACACCGACGTCCGTCCGTATATTTGCAAGCACTGCAACTTTGCCTTCAAAACCAAAG GAAACCTTACCAAACACATGAAATCAAAGGCTCACGGGAAAAAATGCCAGGCAATGGGAGTGTCTGAGTCATCACTGGATGAGCCGGAGAGCGAGGAAACAG AAACATCAGCAAAGGAAGAACGGGCAGGTGGCGCTGAGGAGCAAGAAGAGCATCAGTTTTCGGATGTGGAAGAGTCTGAGGATGACGATGACAATgacgatgatgaggaagaggaggaggaaagccCGTCCCATTACGACCCACCGTCGTCCTGTTCGTCAGACACCCACCCGTCGACCGGAGGGCATTCCAGCTGCAGCCGAGGTTCTCAGCAGGGCACTCCTGAACCTGAGCCCCCAGGTCCTAGTCCAACAAGATTAGGCCCGGAACAACCTTCAAGGGGAGTGTGGCCCAGCAGACGAGCCGCCTcgcccagcagcaggagagcccTGTTCTCCCGACGGCCCTGGAAGGCGTCAGCGAGGGCTTTCTCACCCAGCAGCGAGAGCTGTTCCCCGAGCCGTAGCCTCTCGCCTCGCCTGGAGTTGTCCTCACCCCTCCACAGCCTCTCCCCCAGGACAGAGGTTACCTCACCCAGCCGACACATCTCACTGTCCCCTGAGAGAGGGCTGTCCCCCATCAGACCCCTTTCTCCCCTTCATCCTGTTTTGCCAAGCTGCTGTCGGCCCTCGCAGGCAAggactcctccctcacctctcaGGTTACAGCACAGGACCCCTGGATACTTACCGTGGGAGAGCCCTGGTACTAAGGGTACCCAATCT gagaagagcGGAACTGCAGCAACCGCAAGGACAAAGTTCCCAGAATCCACCTTGTTTCCACCTGTTTTGCGTCTGTCAACCTGTGAGAGTTACTCTGCTCATCCGACAACAGATCACATCTTCAGCCATCTCCCCATGCACTCGCAGCAAGCCAAGGTCCCTTGTCTGATGATCCCCATTGGCGGAATCCAAATGGTACAGGCCAGACCGAGgtcccaccccaccaccccctctTCCCCGACGTCTCCCCCAGCAGAGGGGCCGTCAGCATCCAAGTTTGAATCGTATTGGGGCGGGAACCCCAGAACTCAAGGGCTCAGGACTGCTGGAGAGCACTGGTCAGAGCAccaggcggcagcagcagcgagcagccaatcagggcgGCGCGATTTCGGCACAGCATTAACCTGTTCCAGACCGGCGTCGGAGACAGCGGACTCAAAGCAATATGGCAGCTCACACAGCTCCGCCCACACCCGTAGTTCCGAAAGAGAAAGTAGTCCGAGAGCGCCTTCGAGTCTCGCGACCCCTTCACCCTCGCGTGGCCCTGGAAGGCAGccggagggggcggagccacatTCTGGCAGCGTTCAGGTGGAAGCTAAAGGAGACTCAGCCGGAGGAGAGCAGAACACGTAA
- the LOC130533225 gene encoding endothelin-2, which yields MSSNTSVLLLITLLASVREGLTFPVEKHLDVEAADGLPTHRVRTKRCACSSLMDSECHYFCHLDIIWVNTPSKTTLHGLGGGLARRRRSAPRCTCANPSDKTCNWFCMYSPESLYKNSGKRRPRQILTILRSLRVLATRT from the exons ATGTCCTCCAACACCAGCGTGCTTCTTCTCATCACTCTCTTGGCCTCCGTGCGGGAAG GACTGACTTTCCCCGTGGAGAAACATCTGGACGTGGAGGCTGCTGACGGCCTCCCGACGCACCGAGTGAGGACCAAGCGCTGTGCGTGCAGCAGTCTGATGGACTCCGAGTGTCACTACTTCTGCCACCTGGACATAATCTGGGTCAATACACCCAG TAAGACGACGCTCCATGGTCTCGGCGGCGGCTTGGCGCGCCGCAGGAGGTCCGCCCCGCGCTGCACTTGTGCAAATCCTAGCGACAAGACCTGCAACTGGTTCTGCATGTACAG CCCGGAAAGCCTCTACAAGAACTCCGGAAAGAGGCGTCCTCGCCAGATTCTCACCATCCTCAG GTCTTTAAGAGTTCTGGCTACGAGGACGTGA